GAGATACTCCCACGGGTCGAGATCTTCGTCGAGCACGTGGACGGCAAACTCATCCACGTGTAACTGAATGCGCTTTTTCCAGTCGTTGACGAGCAGTAGGCTTTCCGAGTGAGTTCCGTCCTCACCGGTCTGTGCGGAGGCGATGAACCGCTGTTCGTTATGCGTGAGATCATGGGTCGCGATCATCTCCTCACTCACTGATTCGTGCCGGAAGATCTGCTTGATATTACACAGATTGTAGATTTCGCGAGCTTTCTCCAGTGCATCTGCAGACTGCTCAGTTGACTCGACGAGGAATTCATCTACCGTTTGGGAGATCAACGTCAGTCCGGTGTTGAAGTGGCGACTATGTCGGATGAACAGGTCGATCAGATCCGTCGTGGCTGCTCGGCGCAAAAGGTAGTGTGCCTCATCGATTGTCACCTGCGTCCGGCGATCGCTGCTCTGTGCTCGCTGGTAGATCCAGTCGAACATCACGTGCATAAACAGCGGCGCTTGTCCCGTATCGGAGAACATCGACATATCGATGGTTACGAGACGGTTGTCGAGTTCGACATTCGTCCGCCCGTTCAGATTCGCGTTCTCGCCACCCTCTTGGAAGGCTTCAAGTCCGAGCAACAGCTGGTAGGCAAGCCGCTCATCCGTCTCTCGGAACCGATCAGCGATATCCTGAACCTTTGGGACAACTCGTCGCTCCTCGGCTCCCGCATGGTACTCAATGAACTCTGTTGGGTCGTCACCATCGGCAATGTGTTCGAGGATATCGATGATATCCCCGATAATCGGACTCGTGTTTTCGTGTGTGGCTGGATCCTCGGTGATGCCGTACTGGTAATAGGAAAGCAAGACGGCACGCCGAAGAATGCCTTCCTGTTCATTTGAGAGGGCTTGGCCGTCTCCTGCAGCAAAATGGAGTCGGAATAACTCCATGACCGACCGGTACTTCTTGAGGAACGGATCTTCGACGACGTCGTCGATACCTCGTCGAATTTCAAGTGGGTTGATCGTATTCTCGCCACCAAACCGAATGACTTGCCCACCGAGATCCTCGGCAAAGTCGACGAAATCAGCCAGTGGATCCAGGACGAGGAGCTCGATTTCGGGATCCATCATCATCCGATGGAACATCTCGTACTTCTCGGCGAATGTCTTTCCCGATCCCATTTCACCAGCAATCACCTTCGAATACGAGGAGAATCGATAGCGATCAAGAAGAACGGGTGTATGTGTCCCGTCGAATCCGTAGTAGACGCCCTCGTCATCGGCCAATGCTGGCTCGATGAATGGGAACATCGTGCCGACAGCCGTCTCCTGCATGAGTTGGGTCGCTTTGATCGGGTCATTCCCGAGCGGCGCAAGCGCGTCCTGTGACTCGACTTGGCGCTTTTCGAGTGGGACGGCTTCTGTATTGGCCTTAGCAATAATCTCCAGGGCACGCTCAGTCGCCTCGTTCAATTCCTGCTTTGAATCGGCGATGATCTCGAAATAGATAGCGAAGGTGAATAGCTTCGTCTCGCCGCGAATAATATCCCAAATGAGATCCGAGACTGCCTCGTGGTCGGATTCGAGTTCGTGAGTATCACTCTGATTCTTTTCGTCTTTCCGATAGAGGCGAGCACGGAGTTGTGTGAGGCGATTGCGGAGTTTCCGAAGAATTTCATGGGAATCCCGTGGCCGGATGTGCTGTGTAACTCGGATGTTGTCGTGGGTTGTATAGAGGTCGTCAAGCCAGCCGAGCGGAACACGCTCGGGATAGCCATGGATCGTCATCGTGCGCACGTACTGGCCACCACGAACCATGTATCCCGACTCTAAGAGCCCTGATTTCTCGGAAATCTCGTGTGGGGCGATGATATCCCGGTCGGCGAACGAGCGTTCTGTCTCGTCTTGAAGTACACCGAGACGAATCTCACCGTCCTCGGAATTTTCGAGTTCAAGGAGATATCTCGCTTGGGCCTGGATGTTTTCCTTCGAGAGTTCGTCGCCGTTTGCCTCGAGGATGGCAGTTGCCCGGTCGAAAACCTCATCATCGATTTCATCTAGTCCAGGCTCACTCTCCAACCCTGGAATGAGTGATCGGAGGCGGGAACCCATCGTTAGACCTCCCCCTTTGAAAATGTCGTGTGATCAAATTTGTCGAACTCAGGTTTGACGTGATTGTAGTAGTGATACAGAACCTCCATCGTCTCCTGGCGAGTGTTGACGAGCTCGGTTGTGACGTCTGTCCGTCCAAGCTTGTCGATGACGCGGCGCTGGCGATTGTGTACTTCCCGGATGCACAGCTCGGTTTCTGCGTTCTCGTGCGTCTCCACCCACGGAAGCCGTTTGAGAATGTTTGCACCAGCAGAGCCGATAACCGGGAGCGTACTCAGTTGGTTGAGCACACTCCCAGTATCAAGATTGGTCGTGACCTGCGCAGCGTTGACGCGAATAACGATGTAGTAGTCGCGTGTTTTGATCCCCGAGCCGTCGATGTTGTCCTGTGCCCACTGGATGTAGTAGCGACGTCCGTACTGGAGGATCGGGGATTGTCCTCGTGCAGCAACGCTTGTGCCACCCCGAATGAACTTGTTATAGTGCTCACCGAGATCAAACTCCCGCGGATAGCACGGGATAGCAATCGACCAGTCGAGCGCCATGAGGAAGGAGATATAGTCGCTCATGACCTGCCGACGTTGCTCATAATTGAGCGTCAGCCAGTTCCGGGGCTTGACTTTCACGAGTCCGATATAGTCGTCACCATCAACGGCAATCCCATCATCACGAACGTAATCAAAGCCAAGCTGGGCTTGCGTTGTTGTTTTCCTATTTAACTTGTCCTCGAGATGGAACTGGTCACGAGCACGCACTTCTTTGCGAGCAGTGGGGAGATCCGTGTCAATTTCTGCGAGAGCTGCATCCATTGCTCGGAGAACGTCCAAATCTGATTCAGGGCGTTCCTCATCGACCTCAATCGTCCGATCGTCTATTCCAAGCGCTGTTCGTATTGTAGGCCCGTTAGAAGGTGGCTGTGTAGTGGTTGATCCGTTGGTTGCAGTCGTGGAATCAGATTCGGTAGTTTCGGTTTCTGTTTCGGCTCGAGTGCCAGATTGTTCAGTAGTAGCTGTCGAGGTGTCGGTGGCAGGGGGTGGTGAATCCATGGTGGTTACTGGTGAGAGTCGTGGTCGTCTTCCGCTTCGATCGTCTCGATGTCGAGGTCAGCGTGGCGGACACCGACCACATCTTGGGTTTTCGTCGTTTCCGCGGCGGGGCGTACTCGCCGATTTTGGTAGGTGGTGGTGCCGAAGTAGTACTGAGCACAGGCTCGCGCGTAGCTCAGTGGCCGTTGTGCGGCAGGAGTGATGAGGAGAATCACCACACCGAGGACAAGTGCAATCCCGGTGGCAATAAGAAAGAGATCGCCCGAAGCCCCGAGACTCTGGGCAATGCCGAGACCGAGAAACGGAAGGACGAGTGCTTCGCCAACGTCACGGGCAGTCAGACCAAAGACGATCTTGGTGTTAATGACCTGGCCGGCGATTGGGAACGTTTCCATTTGATATTATCTCACGTCGTAACTAGTTAATAATTACTCCTCGTGTCGATTTTTGTTTTAGTTTTCACTAACACTAAGGTATTATTATGATCTGTATGGTATCTTCTCAAAAATATACTAGTGAGGCGGTGATAGCACGACGGGCGATTGAGCGCCATAATTCTTTCTCCGACGAATTATATCACTTAATGGGACCCTGGCCCATCTGTCCCCCATTCGAGCAGTGGCCGGGTCAGACGGCTGCGACGGAGACCCGCTCACGAATGAGGACCGTGTTCATGTTTGGAAACTAGCGAAAATAAATCACAACCAGCTATCTCGGAATTTGCACCACACCGACATCTTCGTCTGTTTCACCGCCAAACAGAACCGCCAACAAGAGGAGTAATCCAACAACTGCCAGCACCATTTTGATAGCCATCGCGACTGTTTTCACCATACCTCCTAACTTCTACACGTCTGGAATAAGTTTTGTGGAACTAGTCATGTGGAAGTGAGTCCGAAGCCTTAATTGAGGATACTGCACCACATAGAACTCGATACTGGTAGCTGGCTTATTACGATATTCCAGATATCATGGAAGCTACGATGAATGCAGTTTGCTAATTGTTGTTCTCGCAATTTGTAGGCAGTCTGCAATTCAAAAGAGTACTACAGTGATTATTAAATTCCAATTTAAACCAATTATCAATAATATATATTTCCATTTGAGAAAGTATTTACCGTTCTACGATAAGATCATTGATGTATGACATTTAGTAGACGGCGAGTGCTCAGCGGGCTTGGTGTCCTGGCAGTAGGTGGCGTTAGTGCGACAACCGTTCTCGGTAACAGGGAGTATAGTGATCAGCGTAAGAATATCCAGGTCAAAGAAGTAAACGCTGAGGACGAATACGTTGTCTTCGCCAACACGGGGGACAGTGATCTCGACATCTCGAAATTCGTAGTTGAATTCGATTATTCAAACCCAGAATACAGCCAAGCGCGTTCGTTGCCCAACAACACGATCATTCGTGCGAACGGAACGCTGAAAGTGGCGACCGGCGCAAAAGAGGTAGACGATGCCGACGTGACGTTCGACTACACTGGCGAAGTGATAAACAACGACGAACAGGATACTGTCGCGCTCCTCACCACCGACCCTATTGAAGATGAAGCAATCGCTGTAGGCTCCGTTAACAATTCTACGACGACTACTAGCGAAGAAACTACCACGACGACCGAAGATGAGACAGATTCGGGAGCAGGTTCCGACGATAAATCTGGCAAATCATCAGACAAAAAGACTGATGACGGTGATTCGGATTCGTCGTCAGATTCAGGTGGCGATTCGGACTCTGGCTCTGAGGGTTCGAGTGACCAAGAATCAGGTACAGGCGACAAAGAAGACTGCTGAACAGGTCGTGTTCTTTTTCGTCACATTTGGTGAATAGCGTTTGCGCAAGGATTGTTTTTCAATCAACGACAATTGAGAAGATCGTCTTTTGTGATTGCCTCGGCATCACGTTCAGCCGCACGCATCGCTGCATCGTCGAGCATTCCAATGATGTCTACTGTACTACGATTCCCTGTTCGCCCAGCGAAGGATTTTATAATCATCCTTGAAAGGAGGGGATCTCCGAAATGAATGGATATCGACATTTTAATTGTTCTACACAGTTGCACATGAGCTCCCTCGAAACCATATTTTTGGTAGAAAAACAACAATACGATACAATGGTCTCTATCAAGACAATTTATCTCATCTCTCCTCTTCTATAATATCTGAGAGTGCCAAAAAATAACGGGCAGAGGTACATTATCGGCAGGTCAATCGCAGTTGGGAGAGCAGCAATGTCGAGACTGTGATCGCGTGCAAGGTCTTAGAGGCAAGGACGATTCAGGGGGTGACGAGTGCAAGTCCAAACCATTGGCGCTGGGTGAGTTATTTCATTCGTGACTACCTACAAGGGCACCAGCGAGGAACCAGAACGGAATGGTGTTTGCATACCGAAGCGGTGTCACCCAGAAGCCAACAACGACATAGGCAACGACGGCACCAACAATCCCGGCACGAAATGCGGTTGGTCGAGCAATCCACGATGATAGTGCCGAGAGAAAGACTAGACCGAGCGCCAGAAGGAACAATAGGCCCCCAACAAATCCGATTTCGGCAAACATCCCGACAATCATCGAATGAATCGGGAATGCACTCCCACCGCCTAACTGGGATGGGAGGTTATACTGTGATGCCGTATAAGCGTAATTAGCACCACCGATTCCAAAGAGTGGATTATCAAGTGCCATTTGAATCCCGCCCGCGAGCTGTCGGAAGCGGATTGACGCGGAGTTAGAGTTCTCGAAGAGGCGTTGAAGGTACCATAGCGACCCAACGACACCGGCAACGATGACCGCAGAGCCTCCAGCAATGACACGCCGATCGACAAGCGACGAGAGCTCAATCCAGTCATTCCCAATTGCCCAGAGTAATGCACCAACTCCAAGCCCAGCGAAAAGACCCATGAATGCTGATTCTTTTGCCGTAAGAAACAGCGCGAAGGACAACAGGAGAGGAAGTGAAAGCACGGCATACGAGCCACGCCGTTCGATGGCAAATCCGACAGACAGCGGTGTTACGAAGGCCAATAAAATCGACAGTGGTGCTGACCCACCCGTGAGACCGCTAATGTAGAGGCCATACATTAGTCCACCAATAGGGAACACTGCACGCGACTTAGATACATCGCGAGCGACTTCGCCAAGGAACGAAAAGCCAAACGAACCCTGCGCGGCGAATTGTACCACTCCGAACACTGCATGTCCAGCAGCCACAACGAGTAATACGTAAACTACACCTCGTGGCGAGATATAGCCACGCTGTACGGCACGATACATCGCTCCGAAAGAGACTGCAAGCACGCCAACGTAAAGCGAAAAGAACACTGCTACCAATGGTCGTTCCGGAGACCCGAGTATTGCACCAAGAAGTGCCCAAACCGCCATTCCGATAATAAGCATCTCAACAGGAATGACTTCGAAAGTGGACTGTCGGAGAGCAAGCATCGCGACAAGAATCCCAAGCGGGATGAAAACCAACCAGAGATGAGGTCCAATGTTCGCAGGGTATTCAGTGGCACTGGATAGCAGTGGCACGTTTGAAGAGATTGTTGCGGTGATAATCGCGGCAACACACACTCCGACAGGGATTGCACCTATTGAGATGACAAAGACGCTATAGGCACTTATGATAAGCGCGAGCGAAGCCAGGAGACCATAAATCATCGGAACTCCGACAATGTTCAAAAGGGTTGCGATAGCTGGTGTAGCAAAAAGTAGTCCAACGGTGAGGAGAACCGAGAGAAAGACGGCGTCCCCGGTCGGTGAAAACGGTGTTTCTGCCCGCTGATATTTGTTGAGTTGGTGGGAGACTGTTGTGGTGATGGTCTCTGATGCAGTGCTCATTTGTCGCACTCCTCGATGCGGTCTAAGAGGTCTGCGATTGCATCATTTGAGTTGGCAAGGCCGTGGCTGGCACGGTAAATGTCGAGTCGGCGAGTGACGTCAGGACCAAGCCGAGGGCGTGATGATTTCTGTTGTTCGCTCATATACTGGTACCTTTGGTACCCCGTATATATGTTTTCTGCTATTGCGATAAAATCAAGCAGACAGCGACTTATCAGAGTCCACGAGGGTGAGTGGCGAGTACCACAATCAGAAGTAAACTGGACCACACATATTATAAGATTCATCAAACTGATGCACTCGGTTCTGGGAGTTCGAAAAATCAGAAGCGATTGGAAATCAAGCGTATTAAAATCACTAACGACAAGTGGAAAGATTGTACGACAATCAATATTGACCGCAAACCTGATGAAATCAGCGAAATATTGGGGACGGTACTGTCGAATGGTGGACTTATCTCATGGATGTCAGCCAAGATACAGATGAAACCAGGTAATCCACAGATCGCATTCGAGACACCACCGAAGGGTAGAGGATTGCCCGGTACGAGAAACACCGACGAGCATTTGATTATCATTGATGCGACCGACTCCAGCGCAGTCGAGTATGAGTTAGAGGTTTCTGTCATCACGGTTCTCGCGTTAAAATCACGTGTCTTATCGAAGCGAGTGTAGTAGTATGACAATAATTTACATGGGTCCGTATGTGCGAGATTAAGCTGGTCAGCAACATATGCAGGCAACTGGCTATTGTCAATCATTTTCGCTCCGATGTAACGAACACCAATACGAGGCCTCTGAATCCGTGGTTCGGCATCGAGAACGTCGTCACTGCGAATTATCATCATAGATTAAAACTTGCTGTAACATGAGTTATACCCTGTCTGCCTCTTTTCCTCCGTTCCAAAGGAAATCTCTATCTTCCGCCTTGATTGCTGGTTCATCAGCCAGTAGTCGTCGATTCTGGGAACGACTCAGTGAGATCGACATACGTGATTGCTTGGGCATCTCGTTCAGCAGCCTGCATTGCAGCATCATCGACAATTCCAACAATATCTGCACTACTTAGATCAGTGGATTGCTCGGCTAACTTCTGGTACTCCTCTTGATCAAGATCAGTTGGGAGCGCTTGCAACCTAACTTTGAAGATTTTCTCGCGTGCTTCTTCGTTTGGCAGATCAACCTCATACTGCTGATCAAAGCGGCCACGACGAGTAGCGGCTTCATCAAGCAAGTCCGCACGATTCGTTGCTGCGATAAGCAGAAAACTCGGGTCTTCATCGTCTAAGTGCGCCAGAAACTCGTTGACGACTTGAGCATGCTCACGATGAAGATCGTTTCCGCGACCTGCGAGGAGTGCGTCAATCTCGTCGACGAAGATCACACACCGCTCGAATTGCTCGGCTTCCTTGAACAATTGGTTGACTTGCTCAGTGGACTCATTCACCCACCGGCTTTTGATATCGCCAGCACTCAACTCGAGGTATGGATGGCCGAGTTCACCAGCAATCGCCCGAGCGAAGTGTGTTTTCCCAGTACCAGGAGGGCCATGTAGGAGGATGCCGTTCGGTGGCGAGACGTTGAACCGTTCGTAGGCGGCATCAGTGTGCGAAAGCGGGCGAAGAACCGATCGCATAATATTGCGTTTGAGATCATCCATGCCACCGACATCGTGAAACCTCGTGGTGGGTGCTGACTCCCAGCCAAATGTGAGATCTGACTGTATATCCGTCATCTCCTCTTTATTGCGATTCTGGTGCTGACCCTGTTCTTGTCGCTTGATAGGTTGGTTCTTCTCTTGACTACGATCTCGGGTCGATTGTGCTCGCTGTTTCTCTGTCTTCTTGGTGTGATCCTCATTAGATCCCAGCACTACTGAAAAGCTCGTCAACTGTATCGGAATGCATGCTATCCAACTAAGTCCCATTAGCCATGGATCGTCGAGCATTGGCGCAGCTCGGAAGAGTTGCAAGACTCCTGCAAGCTGTGGAGAAAGATGGGCCCAGAGCGGAAGAAACCACACACCGGTCAATAAAATTAGTCCGGTAATCTCTCCAAGAATCCATCCGGTATCTATTTCTTGAACATCCAACTGAATTGCCTGCCATGTGAGATCATAAATTGTAGCGGCGATGTAGGTTGGAAGGGTCCAGATAGCAAATATAGCGAGAGTCGCTGGAATTAGTATACCAGCGGTTGACGTCAGTTCGCCCGCGATTACTAATAATCCAATTGGGATAAGTAAATAGCACGCCAGGGCAACCAGTGTAGAGAACGCGATTCTGAGAAGTCTCTTTGGACCGTGTGAGGTGTTGTTCTGCGATGTGGTGGACGTTATCTTTTCTTGACCGTCCATGAGTAATGTTCTATTTCTCCCTGATAAATGCGTTCTGCCATCTAAGTTATTTTGAGCTCTGCCTCTCTCTGGAGGAGCCGGTCCATTCGTTCAGTGTGCTCTGGTCCGCTTTTGATCCATTCTTGGATGGATCTATCACTGGATTTTCGCGATAGTGTCCGAGACCAGCTTCTGCCCAATCGAGAGGGGAGCGGTCAAGATTTCGCAATGCGAAATTTGTGCCGACACGAGCATCGTTTGCAGCACGCTTTCCACCATTCTTTGCTCGCTTACCTTGTTTCTTCACGAACTCAGCCTTTTGTTCCATCTTAGGCCCTTCAATTTTGGATCCAGCACGACTTTTTACGCTTCCAACAGTTGAGCTGGCTTTATCGACACTTCCACTAACCGCTCCACCAGTGAGACTCTGGTCAAGAGAGCTCATTTTAGAACTTGCGTAGCTACCAGCTTGCTTCCCCCCAAAGCGCGCCTGGTTCATGATACTCGCACGACTTGACTGCGGCGACTTCCCACCCGATGCCGATGACCGACTTCGAGATGTCCGCTTTCGCCGACTGCGGATCCGACCAGGGACAAAGCCCGAGGACATGGCTGTTTTCAGCCCATAGATCGCGGGTGCCACCAAACCGATCAACCAGAAAAGGAATGACTCGAGAACTTCGTTGAAGGAGCCAGGATCTGATCCTGCGGTGGCCGCTGCCTGTGTGGCTGCGCCGGATCCAGTGATACCCATCGCAGTTGCTCCGACGTACATGAGCGCTGCCATGAAAATCCCTGCAAACAAGAGCGAGAGCGTCGCGTTGATGAACATTTTCGCAGCTTTCGCCGAATCCTCGAATGGCCCAAAGTCGAGATAGAGCATAACTGCCAGAATCGGCAGCGTCACAAACATCGCCACGAAGAGGAACTCCCGAATCACCAGCATTGCAAACAACAGGAGAATTCCGGCAATCGAAGTTACACTCAAAATCACCATGCCGACCGCAACAACACCCGCAGAGGCAGCTGCACCCTCCATTCCGGTTTTAAGCATCTCGGTTCCGAATGCGCCGTAGCTCTCAGGGTAGATGTAGGCAATGACCGCATTCACGAGCAGCAGGCCAAAATGCATGAGCTGACGCCCCACAGCAACAAAGATAATCGCCTTGAGCGCCTTCCAAACCAGGATTACACTATCGACGTCGGCATTTTTCGAAAATGGCTGTGAGGCAAAGCCAGCCATCACCACGACCACAAGTAATTGGGGGAAGATACCCAACAGGTGGTCAAATGATTGGAGGTACTGCGGATCGGTATAGGGGCTATCGAAGACCAAGAAGGTGTACACGCCACCCGACATCAACAGCCCGACAAAGCCCATGAGCTTCGTCATGAGCCAAGTGAACAGATCCGCGATCCACCCGGTGAATCCAGCGGCAAGAACGAACGGCGTTATCTCTGTGGGGAGATGGCTGACGTTGCCTATGAGGTTGGGAACACTGTGAGCGATCGATGTGCCGTGTGTTTGGAGGGTGGGAGTCATTGGGTGTCAAAAAGATGGTGTTTGCTAGTATATCAGTGCCATCTCGTAAAAATATTTTCTTAGATATTGTGAATTATTATCGACGGAGATAGTGAAATGGAAGATAGAATAGCACGAATGCAATGACTGCCACGAATCCTTTACTCAGTGCCATCAGTGCACTATAGATATTGAACGGTGTGGGCGCAAATCGAATCTGATTGTGCGATGGGGCATAGTAGAGTCCCTGTGAATCATTGGCGACACCGCGAAACGTCGCTTCGACGGCACTCTCATCACGCGTGACGACAGCGATTCCGTCACTGTTGGTGGTGACACGACCCTGGGTGGCCCCGTGAAGATAGACCGATTGGTTAGCGATCGGGTTCCCGGTTTGGGCGTCGGTGAGTTCAATCTGGACGTGTCTCTTATCCTGCTTCGTCAGTGTGAGCGAAACTGGATGTTCGGAGGCAGTCCTCGTTGTCAGCGGGATCTCATCACCATGGATGTCGTAGAGTGCAGTGAGTAGTTGATCGACGTTCCTGATAACTACACGAGTGGATGCCCGTGGTGGAACCGATGAGAGGTTGACGGTCGGCCTGAGCGAGGCAGCCTCAGTGGTGAGCGGAATAGATTGAACACGCCCGACAGTTGCCGTTGATGCTGTCTGTGAGTCAGTGTGAGCGATCACTG
The Haladaptatus caseinilyticus DNA segment above includes these coding regions:
- a CDS encoding ATP-binding protein; amino-acid sequence: MDGQEKITSTTSQNNTSHGPKRLLRIAFSTLVALACYLLIPIGLLVIAGELTSTAGILIPATLAIFAIWTLPTYIAATIYDLTWQAIQLDVQEIDTGWILGEITGLILLTGVWFLPLWAHLSPQLAGVLQLFRAAPMLDDPWLMGLSWIACIPIQLTSFSVVLGSNEDHTKKTEKQRAQSTRDRSQEKNQPIKRQEQGQHQNRNKEEMTDIQSDLTFGWESAPTTRFHDVGGMDDLKRNIMRSVLRPLSHTDAAYERFNVSPPNGILLHGPPGTGKTHFARAIAGELGHPYLELSAGDIKSRWVNESTEQVNQLFKEAEQFERCVIFVDEIDALLAGRGNDLHREHAQVVNEFLAHLDDEDPSFLLIAATNRADLLDEAATRRGRFDQQYEVDLPNEEAREKIFKVRLQALPTDLDQEEYQKLAEQSTDLSSADIVGIVDDAAMQAAERDAQAITYVDLTESFPESTTTG
- a CDS encoding VirB4 family type IV secretion system protein translates to MGSRLRSLIPGLESEPGLDEIDDEVFDRATAILEANGDELSKENIQAQARYLLELENSEDGEIRLGVLQDETERSFADRDIIAPHEISEKSGLLESGYMVRGGQYVRTMTIHGYPERVPLGWLDDLYTTHDNIRVTQHIRPRDSHEILRKLRNRLTQLRARLYRKDEKNQSDTHELESDHEAVSDLIWDIIRGETKLFTFAIYFEIIADSKQELNEATERALEIIAKANTEAVPLEKRQVESQDALAPLGNDPIKATQLMQETAVGTMFPFIEPALADDEGVYYGFDGTHTPVLLDRYRFSSYSKVIAGEMGSGKTFAEKYEMFHRMMMDPEIELLVLDPLADFVDFAEDLGGQVIRFGGENTINPLEIRRGIDDVVEDPFLKKYRSVMELFRLHFAAGDGQALSNEQEGILRRAVLLSYYQYGITEDPATHENTSPIIGDIIDILEHIADGDDPTEFIEYHAGAEERRVVPKVQDIADRFRETDERLAYQLLLGLEAFQEGGENANLNGRTNVELDNRLVTIDMSMFSDTGQAPLFMHVMFDWIYQRAQSSDRRTQVTIDEAHYLLRRAATTDLIDLFIRHSRHFNTGLTLISQTVDEFLVESTEQSADALEKAREIYNLCNIKQIFRHESVSEEMIATHDLTHNEQRFIASAQTGEDGTHSESLLLVNDWKKRIQLHVDEFAVHVLDEDLDPWEYLIEQNALDTGDVSYLLADRRANEYNIPQSLLEQARKSTTSTS
- a CDS encoding lamin tail domain-containing protein: MTFSRRRVLSGLGVLAVGGVSATTVLGNREYSDQRKNIQVKEVNAEDEYVVFANTGDSDLDISKFVVEFDYSNPEYSQARSLPNNTIIRANGTLKVATGAKEVDDADVTFDYTGEVINNDEQDTVALLTTDPIEDEAIAVGSVNNSTTTTSEETTTTTEDETDSGAGSDDKSGKSSDKKTDDGDSDSSSDSGGDSDSGSEGSSDQESGTGDKEDC
- a CDS encoding O-antigen ligase family protein, which codes for MSTASETITTTVSHQLNKYQRAETPFSPTGDAVFLSVLLTVGLLFATPAIATLLNIVGVPMIYGLLASLALIISAYSVFVISIGAIPVGVCVAAIITATISSNVPLLSSATEYPANIGPHLWLVFIPLGILVAMLALRQSTFEVIPVEMLIIGMAVWALLGAILGSPERPLVAVFFSLYVGVLAVSFGAMYRAVQRGYISPRGVVYVLLVVAAGHAVFGVVQFAAQGSFGFSFLGEVARDVSKSRAVFPIGGLMYGLYISGLTGGSAPLSILLAFVTPLSVGFAIERRGSYAVLSLPLLLSFALFLTAKESAFMGLFAGLGVGALLWAIGNDWIELSSLVDRRVIAGGSAVIVAGVVGSLWYLQRLFENSNSASIRFRQLAGGIQMALDNPLFGIGGANYAYTASQYNLPSQLGGGSAFPIHSMIVGMFAEIGFVGGLLFLLALGLVFLSALSSWIARPTAFRAGIVGAVVAYVVVGFWVTPLRYANTIPFWFLAGALVGSHE